A window of the Janthinobacterium agaricidamnosum NBRC 102515 = DSM 9628 genome harbors these coding sequences:
- a CDS encoding PilZ domain-containing protein — protein MNDSLPENKTAPLARPTVLSLAIREKAALYAAYMPFLKNGGMFVPTQRTFKIGDEVYLIMLLMDDADKYQVAGKVAWITPADANNNKAQGIGVHFPDDDSGQRTKARIEDILGAALRSSRATHTL, from the coding sequence ATGAACGACAGCCTGCCGGAAAACAAGACTGCGCCGTTGGCGCGGCCGACGGTACTGTCGCTGGCGATCCGTGAAAAGGCTGCCTTGTACGCCGCGTATATGCCATTCCTGAAAAATGGCGGCATGTTCGTCCCGACCCAGCGCACCTTCAAGATCGGCGACGAGGTCTACCTGATCATGCTGCTGATGGACGACGCCGACAAATACCAGGTGGCCGGCAAGGTCGCGTGGATCACGCCGGCCGACGCCAACAATAACAAGGCGCAAGGCATCGGCGTGCATTTCCCGGACGACGACAGCGGCCAGCGCACCAAGGCGCGCATCGAAGACATCCTCGGCGCCGCGTTGCGCTCGTCGCGCGCCACGCATACCTTGTAG
- a CDS encoding TatD family hydrolase → MYIDSHCHINFPELAARMPEILARMAENKVTHALCVSVDLPDFPQVLALAEQYPHIYASVGVHPDYEDTPEPGVEELVRLADHPKIIAIGETGLDYFRLTGDLEWQRERFRTHIKASRITRKPLIIHTRAASEDTIRIMREEGAGTEAGGVAGVMHCFTESLEVARAAIDMGFYISFSGIVTFKSAKDLQAVALAVPLERILIETDSPYLAPVPFRGRMNEPGYVMHVAEYLATLKGIPLAQVAQQTSDNFFKLFNQVR, encoded by the coding sequence ATGTATATCGATTCCCATTGCCACATCAATTTCCCCGAGCTGGCCGCTCGTATGCCTGAAATCCTCGCCAGGATGGCGGAAAACAAGGTGACCCACGCCTTGTGCGTATCGGTCGATTTACCGGACTTCCCGCAAGTGCTGGCGTTGGCCGAACAATATCCGCACATCTACGCTTCGGTCGGCGTGCATCCCGATTATGAAGATACGCCGGAACCGGGCGTCGAGGAGCTGGTGCGTCTGGCCGATCACCCGAAAATTATCGCCATCGGCGAAACCGGCCTCGATTATTTCCGCCTGACCGGTGACCTGGAATGGCAGCGCGAGCGTTTTCGGACCCACATCAAAGCGTCAAGAATCACGCGCAAGCCTTTGATTATCCACACCAGAGCGGCCAGTGAAGATACCATTCGCATCATGCGCGAAGAGGGCGCCGGCACCGAGGCGGGCGGTGTGGCAGGCGTCATGCACTGTTTCACCGAATCGCTGGAAGTGGCCAGGGCCGCCATCGACATGGGTTTTTATATTTCATTTTCCGGCATCGTGACCTTCAAGAGCGCCAAGGATTTGCAGGCGGTGGCGTTGGCCGTGCCGCTGGAGCGCATCCTGATCGAAACCGATTCGCCCTATCTGGCGCCGGTGCCGTTCCGCGGCCGCATGAATGAACCCGGTTATGTGATGCACGTGGCGGAATACCTGGCCACGCTGAAAGGCATTCCGCTGGCCCAGGTGGCGCAGCAGACTTCTGATAATTTCTTCAAATTATTCAATCAGGTACGGTGA
- a CDS encoding ankyrin repeat domain-containing protein, which translates to MFNITVKRSIAAILTACVWSVHAVAGAASDEVAFSRSAQIDDVRTVQQMMEQGIDPNMKERQRGDPMMVLALREDSNKVFQLLLEQPKINLEARSGNGDTALMMASYKHNKPAVLALLAKGAQVNQTGWSALHYAAAAGDDEIVNILLARQADLNARSPDQITPLMFAAREGQDHIVAVLLAAGADATLKSVHGWDAAQFARAADKPKIAAVIDAHLKAGGGQ; encoded by the coding sequence ATGTTCAATATAACGGTAAAACGCAGCATTGCAGCCATCCTGACGGCCTGTGTCTGGTCGGTTCACGCGGTTGCCGGTGCGGCTTCCGACGAAGTGGCGTTTTCCCGTTCGGCACAGATCGACGACGTGCGCACCGTGCAACAGATGATGGAGCAGGGCATCGATCCCAACATGAAGGAACGCCAGCGCGGCGATCCGATGATGGTGCTGGCCTTGCGTGAAGATTCCAACAAGGTATTTCAATTACTGCTGGAACAGCCGAAGATCAACCTGGAAGCGCGTTCCGGCAATGGCGACACGGCCTTGATGATGGCGTCGTACAAGCATAACAAGCCGGCGGTGCTGGCCTTGCTGGCCAAGGGCGCGCAGGTCAACCAGACCGGCTGGAGCGCGCTGCACTATGCGGCCGCCGCTGGCGATGATGAGATCGTCAATATCTTGCTGGCGCGTCAGGCCGACCTGAACGCCCGTTCGCCTGACCAGATCACGCCGCTGATGTTCGCCGCGCGCGAAGGGCAAGACCACATCGTGGCTGTGCTGCTGGCGGCCGGCGCCGACGCCACACTGAAAAGCGTGCATGGCTGGGATGCCGCCCAATTCGCGCGGGCCGCCGACAAACCGAAGATCGCCGCCGTCATCGACGCGCATCTGAAGGCCGGGGGCGGTCAATAA
- a CDS encoding phospholipase A — MRNQIPDQNSVLGVMKKNAVIITSLLLSPMLVQAGELERQLQQCAVVGDPSARLGCFDALSKAAEVATIASGGTSAATGAVAPGAAPAAAVGAAAAQADPGHIPAIASQNSAPPESPISRTTQLWELDQPSKRGVFAFRPHRDNYLLLANYSTSSNDEPFKDFTPAGIESKHVELTYQLSFKMKMLEEIAGSPVDLWFGYTQQSYWQAYNRAASSPFRETNYQPELMAVLPINKNFAGLDFRYLNFGLVHQSNGQTSTLSRSWNRIYGELGVDRGDVSGALRLWRRLDNDKSDNDNIDITDYLGHGDLRLAYRHNGHEFSMTARRNFSTRHGSIQAGWAFPVVSNLKGYLQLFSGYGQSLIDYNYSQKSLGAGFLIDF; from the coding sequence ATGCGTAATCAAATTCCGGACCAGAATTCCGTGTTAGGCGTGATGAAAAAGAACGCAGTCATCATTACCTCGCTGCTGCTCTCCCCGATGCTGGTCCAGGCCGGCGAACTGGAGCGGCAACTGCAGCAGTGCGCAGTGGTCGGCGACCCCAGCGCGCGGCTCGGATGCTTCGACGCATTATCAAAAGCGGCGGAAGTTGCCACCATCGCCAGTGGCGGGACCAGCGCCGCGACCGGCGCCGTGGCGCCAGGCGCAGCGCCGGCCGCGGCAGTCGGTGCGGCGGCCGCGCAAGCCGATCCCGGCCATATCCCGGCGATCGCCTCGCAAAATAGCGCACCGCCGGAATCGCCGATTTCGCGCACCACCCAATTATGGGAATTGGACCAGCCATCGAAGCGCGGCGTGTTCGCCTTCCGCCCGCACCGCGACAATTATCTGTTGCTGGCCAATTACAGCACCTCGTCGAACGATGAACCGTTCAAGGATTTCACGCCGGCCGGCATCGAGAGCAAGCACGTGGAATTGACTTACCAGCTCAGCTTCAAGATGAAGATGCTGGAAGAAATTGCCGGCTCGCCGGTCGACCTGTGGTTCGGCTACACCCAGCAAAGTTATTGGCAGGCGTATAACCGCGCCGCGTCCAGCCCGTTCCGCGAAACCAATTACCAGCCCGAGCTGATGGCGGTGCTTCCGATCAACAAGAATTTTGCCGGCCTGGATTTCCGTTATCTCAATTTCGGGCTGGTGCACCAGTCGAACGGCCAAACCTCGACGCTGTCGCGCAGCTGGAACCGGATCTATGGCGAACTGGGCGTGGACCGGGGCGATGTCAGCGGCGCGCTGCGGCTGTGGCGCCGGCTCGACAATGACAAGTCGGACAACGACAACATCGATATCACCGACTACCTGGGCCATGGCGACCTGCGCCTGGCGTACCGCCATAACGGCCACGAGTTTTCGATGACCGCGCGGCGCAATTTCAGCACCCGCCACGGTTCGATCCAGGCTGGCTGGGCATTCCCGGTGGTGTCCAACCTGAAAGGCTATCTGCAATTATTTTCGGGATATGGCCAAAGCCTGATCGATTACAACTATTCGCAAAAATCGCTGGGCGCGGGTTTCTTGATCGACTTTTAA
- a CDS encoding methyltransferase domain-containing protein — translation MLNEREIESCYLGQFIPVHYHHNMLMDQNRMHGFKSAIDYAVKPGMKVLELGGGTGVLSWFAAAKAEKVWCVEFNPDMVKEARKMLALNPNGEKVEVVHADAFEYLPPEPVDVVICEMIHVGMLREKQVEVIESFKRRYAQRFGGPMPVFLPEAVIMAVQPMQQEYDFEGFYAPIVKFQETTAIHPGTLELAAPAVYSIIDFSQPTDSVFGYDGKFVVERSGTLNAMRFVTKNILAVVPERSTTIDWLNHYMTLPLAEPIDVKAGDILQVSFQYRAGGSIPSLEASLRATVIYDAALQPVIQTPVYA, via the coding sequence ATGCTGAACGAACGAGAAATCGAGAGCTGTTACCTGGGACAATTTATTCCCGTCCATTACCATCACAATATGCTGATGGACCAAAATCGCATGCACGGCTTCAAGTCGGCCATCGATTATGCGGTCAAGCCCGGTATGAAGGTGTTGGAATTAGGCGGCGGCACCGGCGTCCTGTCCTGGTTCGCCGCCGCCAAGGCGGAAAAAGTATGGTGTGTCGAATTTAATCCCGACATGGTCAAGGAAGCGCGCAAGATGTTGGCGCTCAATCCGAACGGCGAAAAAGTCGAAGTGGTGCACGCCGACGCGTTTGAATACCTGCCGCCGGAACCGGTCGATGTCGTCATTTGCGAAATGATCCATGTCGGCATGCTGCGCGAAAAACAGGTCGAGGTGATCGAATCGTTCAAGCGCCGTTATGCGCAGCGTTTTGGCGGTCCGATGCCGGTATTCTTGCCGGAAGCGGTGATCATGGCGGTCCAGCCGATGCAGCAGGAATACGATTTCGAAGGTTTTTACGCGCCGATCGTCAAATTCCAGGAAACCACGGCGATCCATCCGGGCACGCTGGAGCTGGCGGCGCCGGCGGTGTACAGCATCATCGATTTCAGCCAGCCGACCGACAGCGTGTTTGGCTACGACGGCAAGTTTGTCGTCGAACGCAGCGGCACGCTGAACGCGATGCGTTTTGTCACCAAGAATATCCTGGCGGTGGTGCCCGAGCGCTCGACCACCATCGACTGGCTGAATCACTACATGACCTTGCCGCTGGCCGAGCCGATCGACGTCAAGGCCGGCGACATCCTGCAAGTGAGTTTCCAATACCGCGCCGGCGGGTCGATTCCGTCGCTGGAAGCGTCGCTGCGCGCCACGGTGATTTACGATGCGGCCTTGCAGCCGGTGATACAGACGCCGGTCTACGCCTGA
- the fusA gene encoding elongation factor G, producing the protein MTRKTPIERYRNIGISAHIDAGKTTTTERILFYTGVNHKIGEVHNGAATMDWMEQEQERGITITSAATTAFWKGMAGNLPEHRINIIDTPGHVDFTIEVERSMRVLDGAVMVYDAVGGVQPQSETVWRQANKYGVPRIAFINKMDRVGADFLRVQQQIRDRLKGTAVPIQIPLGAEEHFEGVIDLVKMKAIRWDDASQGVQFSYGEIAPDLLPLAQKWHDNMVEQAAEASPELTERYLNGVAFTEEEIKHALRLRTIRNEIVPMLCGSAFKNKGVQAMLDAVVEYLPSPLEVPPIIGHDQDDQEVERHAADDEHFSALAFKIMTDPFVGQLTFFRVYSGVVNSGDMVYNPTKSQRERLGRILQMHANERKEIKEVYAGDIAAAVGLKAVTTGDTLCAPDHIIVLEKMIFPEPVISQAVEPKTKPDQEKMGIALNRLAQEDPSFRVHTDEESGQTIMSGMGELHLEILVDRMRREFGVEANVGKPQVAYRETINRPVEDVEGKFVKQSGGRGQYGHVVLKLEPLEPGSGYQFVDAIKGGVVPREFIPAVDKGIQETLKSGVLAGYPVVDVKATLTFGSYHDVDSNENAFRMAGSIAFKEAMRRASPVLLEPMMQVEAETPEDFMGNVMGDLTARRGMVQGVDDIPGGSGRIVRALVPLAEMFGYSTTLRSLTQGRATYTMEFKHYAAVPKHILEQIAANGRSAK; encoded by the coding sequence ATGACCCGCAAGACACCCATTGAGCGCTACCGCAACATAGGCATCAGCGCCCATATCGACGCCGGTAAAACCACCACGACCGAGCGGATCCTGTTTTATACCGGCGTGAACCATAAAATTGGCGAGGTGCACAATGGCGCCGCGACGATGGACTGGATGGAGCAGGAGCAGGAACGCGGCATCACGATCACTTCGGCCGCCACCACGGCCTTTTGGAAAGGCATGGCCGGCAATTTGCCGGAACACCGCATCAACATCATCGATACGCCGGGCCACGTCGATTTCACGATCGAGGTGGAACGCTCGATGCGCGTGCTGGACGGCGCCGTGATGGTCTACGACGCGGTCGGCGGGGTGCAGCCGCAATCGGAAACCGTGTGGCGCCAGGCCAATAAATATGGCGTGCCGAGGATTGCCTTCATCAACAAGATGGACCGGGTCGGCGCCGACTTCCTGCGCGTGCAGCAGCAAATCCGCGACCGCTTGAAAGGCACGGCCGTGCCGATCCAGATTCCGCTGGGCGCCGAAGAGCATTTCGAAGGCGTCATCGACCTGGTCAAGATGAAGGCCATCAGGTGGGACGATGCCAGCCAGGGCGTGCAATTCTCGTATGGCGAGATCGCGCCGGACTTGCTGCCGCTGGCGCAAAAGTGGCACGACAATATGGTCGAGCAAGCGGCCGAGGCGAGCCCGGAATTGACCGAACGTTATCTGAACGGCGTAGCGTTTACCGAGGAAGAGATCAAACACGCCTTGCGCTTGCGTACGATCCGCAATGAAATCGTGCCGATGCTGTGCGGAAGCGCCTTTAAAAACAAGGGCGTACAAGCGATGCTTGATGCAGTGGTCGAATATCTGCCGTCGCCGCTGGAAGTGCCGCCTATCATCGGCCATGATCAAGATGATCAGGAAGTCGAGCGCCACGCTGCCGACGACGAGCATTTTTCGGCGCTGGCGTTCAAGATCATGACCGACCCGTTTGTCGGCCAGCTGACTTTTTTCCGGGTCTATTCCGGCGTCGTCAATTCGGGCGACATGGTGTACAACCCGACCAAGAGCCAGCGCGAGCGTCTCGGCCGCATCTTGCAGATGCATGCCAACGAACGCAAGGAAATCAAGGAAGTGTATGCCGGCGACATCGCGGCGGCGGTCGGCCTGAAAGCCGTGACCACCGGCGACACGCTGTGCGCGCCGGACCATATCATCGTGCTGGAAAAAATGATTTTCCCGGAACCGGTGATTTCGCAGGCGGTCGAGCCGAAAACCAAGCCCGACCAGGAAAAGATGGGCATCGCGCTGAACCGGCTGGCGCAGGAAGACCCGTCCTTCCGCGTGCATACCGACGAGGAATCGGGCCAGACCATCATGTCCGGCATGGGCGAGTTGCACCTGGAGATACTGGTCGACCGGATGCGGCGTGAATTCGGCGTCGAGGCCAACGTCGGCAAGCCGCAAGTGGCGTACCGCGAAACCATCAACCGGCCGGTCGAAGACGTCGAAGGCAAGTTCGTCAAGCAATCGGGCGGGCGCGGCCAGTACGGCCACGTGGTGCTGAAGCTGGAACCGCTGGAGCCGGGCAGCGGCTACCAGTTCGTCGATGCGATCAAGGGCGGGGTGGTGCCGCGCGAATTCATTCCGGCGGTCGACAAGGGCATCCAGGAAACCCTGAAATCGGGCGTGCTGGCCGGTTATCCGGTGGTCGACGTGAAAGCCACGCTGACCTTCGGCTCTTACCATGACGTCGATTCGAACGAAAACGCGTTCCGCATGGCCGGTTCGATCGCCTTCAAGGAAGCGATGCGGCGCGCCAGTCCGGTGTTGCTGGAACCGATGATGCAAGTCGAGGCGGAAACGCCGGAAGACTTCATGGGCAACGTGATGGGCGATTTGACGGCACGCCGCGGCATGGTGCAGGGTGTGGACGACATCCCGGGCGGTTCCGGCCGTATCGTGCGCGCGCTGGTGCCGCTGGCGGAAATGTTCGGTTATTCGACCACCTTGCGCTCATTGACACAAGGGCGGGCCACCTACACGATGGAGTTCAAGCATTATGCCGCCGTGCCGAAGCACATCCTGGAGCAGATCGCCGCGAATGGGCGTTCTGCCAAGTAG
- a CDS encoding DNA polymerase III subunit delta', with the protein MSSSLYPWQEAAWTQLQQLRQRMPHAILFHGAAGIGKSGFIEHFAQSLLCEAVRPDGHACGACASCGWFSQHNHPDYRRVRPEALEDEAPADGEEGEADGARKTAKSTKAPSKDIKIEQIRNLADFMNISTHRQGLRVVVLYPAEALNTPASNALLKTLEEPPPGTLFLLASNSLDRLLPTILSRCRKFALPMPSHEQALAWLKGQGLNDADSWLREQGGAPLAALAQSETGSRDDTEALLQLLAHPSVEGALKIADKLQKAPLAPLVACLQRWLYDVFSYKLAGNIRYYPRYRRELDSLAGKIHIGRLMAALKSVNDRRAIADHPLSPKLFIEDMLLDYAACCA; encoded by the coding sequence ATGAGCAGTTCACTTTATCCATGGCAGGAAGCCGCCTGGACGCAATTGCAGCAATTGCGCCAACGCATGCCGCATGCGATCCTGTTCCATGGCGCGGCCGGCATCGGCAAGTCGGGCTTCATCGAGCACTTTGCCCAGTCGCTGCTGTGCGAAGCCGTGCGGCCGGACGGCCATGCCTGCGGCGCTTGTGCATCGTGCGGCTGGTTTTCGCAGCACAACCATCCCGACTACCGCCGCGTGCGGCCGGAAGCGCTGGAAGACGAAGCGCCGGCCGATGGCGAAGAGGGCGAAGCGGATGGCGCGAGGAAAACCGCCAAGTCGACCAAGGCGCCGTCGAAAGACATCAAGATCGAGCAAATCCGCAACCTGGCGGACTTCATGAATATTTCGACCCACCGCCAGGGCTTGCGCGTGGTGGTGCTGTATCCGGCCGAGGCGCTGAATACGCCGGCCTCGAACGCCTTGCTGAAAACGCTGGAAGAGCCGCCGCCGGGCACCTTGTTCTTGCTGGCGTCGAACAGCCTGGATCGTTTGTTGCCGACCATCTTGTCGCGCTGCAGGAAATTCGCCTTGCCGATGCCCAGCCATGAACAGGCGCTGGCCTGGCTCAAGGGACAGGGCTTGAACGACGCCGACAGCTGGCTGCGCGAGCAGGGCGGTGCGCCGCTGGCGGCGCTGGCCCAGTCCGAGACCGGCAGCCGCGACGATACTGAAGCGTTGCTGCAATTATTGGCGCATCCAAGCGTTGAAGGCGCGTTGAAAATTGCCGACAAATTGCAGAAAGCACCGCTGGCGCCCTTGGTTGCCTGCTTGCAGCGCTGGCTTTATGATGTCTTTTCGTACAAACTGGCAGGAAACATCCGTTACTATCCGCGTTATCGGCGTGAACTGGACAGCTTGGCCGGCAAGATCCATATCGGCCGGCTGATGGCCGCGCTCAAGAGCGTCAACGACCGGCGCGCGATCGCCGACCATCCGCTGTCGCCGAAGCTGTTCATTGAAGACATGCTGCTCGATTACGCCGCATGCTGCGCCTGA